One window of Anaerohalosphaeraceae bacterium genomic DNA carries:
- a CDS encoding LamG-like jellyroll fold domain-containing protein, with protein sequence MRVMSLLLLSSNLIGLSAAYVCLPFDGCTWGFSPNALSIEPGFVLTDAVLTLTNVRPVNNCLNPLLSVRLLENPAQGFLVQTDQSQPSQTCLPNAPALTAAWRMNEYTGTQANNSFAGGSPAIFINNPVWVEGEGVSFSGSQYLQIDDSVNLCSRMNLAVSLWFKIRSPRPYGKLFIKPYETRSDPWELAALDLGADGLTPRFLLSDGIPGGQDAVASAETHKILLNQWYHLLGTFDGSRIQLWLNGSCIAQSPADLTIGTNSMPICIGGRLGLDTIDGIIRDVRIYSGLPTNQPLIWLSPSDFFSPHGTLLKTFDASDIKTNRQTLSFSLQQIDSPDSWVYTIYPRPFALGAPLRTIPVPFSSAMLELLDTAGRTENWGIGIDADGFYFDTLTLVLTIEPLDGSQAPTYQTFTYRNIRAPLILAPTLITAEPRQPILFTLTVLELDGNPYTVSVQNLPAGAVFDNGTFRWTPADNQLGDWAVVFTATDGVMSSQRAVVIKIKEPTPIFTPLENQTVYELQTLTLPVQAVNLAGQPVPITANNLPVGAVFDGNVLEWKPAYGQAGTYTVSFTASNEIRQETITVTLTVLPYKPPAKPKTILIL encoded by the coding sequence ATGAGAGTGATGAGTCTTTTGCTCCTCAGTTCGAATCTTATCGGACTGTCGGCAGCCTATGTCTGTCTTCCTTTTGACGGCTGTACCTGGGGGTTTTCCCCGAACGCTTTATCCATCGAACCCGGCTTCGTCCTCACTGACGCGGTGCTGACACTGACCAATGTTCGTCCTGTCAACAACTGTCTGAATCCTCTTTTGTCGGTTCGCCTTCTGGAAAACCCGGCTCAGGGATTCCTTGTTCAGACCGACCAGTCGCAGCCGAGTCAAACCTGCCTGCCGAATGCTCCCGCTCTCACGGCCGCGTGGCGGATGAACGAATACACAGGGACACAGGCGAACAATTCCTTTGCAGGCGGCAGTCCGGCGATATTTATCAACAATCCAGTGTGGGTCGAAGGTGAGGGGGTCTCTTTTTCGGGCAGTCAATATCTTCAAATCGATGACTCGGTGAATCTGTGCAGCCGAATGAATCTGGCAGTATCCCTCTGGTTTAAAATCCGCTCGCCTCGTCCCTACGGCAAACTGTTTATCAAGCCGTATGAAACCCGCTCTGACCCCTGGGAGCTGGCGGCCCTTGATTTGGGAGCAGACGGTCTGACACCTCGCTTTCTGCTCTCTGACGGCATCCCCGGCGGCCAGGATGCGGTCGCTTCTGCTGAAACGCATAAAATTCTCCTCAATCAATGGTATCATCTGCTGGGCACATTTGACGGAAGCCGGATTCAACTATGGCTGAACGGCAGCTGCATTGCTCAAAGCCCGGCCGATTTGACCATCGGCACCAATTCGATGCCCATCTGCATCGGCGGCCGACTGGGGCTGGATACGATTGACGGCATCATTCGAGATGTACGAATCTACAGCGGTCTGCCGACCAATCAGCCCCTGATATGGCTGTCCCCCTCCGATTTCTTCTCACCCCACGGGACTCTTCTGAAAACCTTCGATGCATCCGATATAAAGACAAACCGTCAGACATTGTCCTTTTCCCTTCAGCAAATTGATTCGCCGGATTCCTGGGTGTACACAATCTACCCGAGGCCTTTTGCTCTGGGGGCACCTTTGCGGACAATTCCAGTGCCCTTTTCTTCCGCCATGCTCGAATTGCTTGACACCGCCGGCAGAACCGAAAACTGGGGCATCGGAATCGATGCAGATGGTTTTTATTTCGACACGCTCACGCTGGTTCTGACAATCGAGCCCCTTGACGGCTCCCAGGCTCCGACATACCAGACATTTACCTATCGAAACATCCGGGCCCCGCTCATTCTTGCTCCTACTCTGATAACGGCTGAACCCCGCCAGCCGATTCTTTTCACCCTGACGGTGTTAGAACTGGACGGAAATCCCTATACGGTTTCCGTTCAGAATTTGCCCGCGGGTGCTGTCTTCGACAACGGCACATTCCGATGGACGCCCGCAGACAACCAGCTCGGCGACTGGGCCGTGGTTTTTACGGCAACCGATGGAGTAATGAGCAGCCAGCGTGCAGTGGTCATCAAAATTAAAGAACCGACACCGATTTTTACGCCGCTTGAAAATCAGACTGTCTATGAACTTCAGACCTTGACGCTTCCCGTCCAGGCTGTCAATCTGGCAGGACAGCCGGTCCCGATTACAGCCAATAACCTTCCAGTCGGTGCTGTATTTGATGGGAACGTGCTGGAATGGAAGCCGGCTTATGGGCAGGCAGGGACCTACACTGTTTCCTTTACGGCCTCCAATGAAATCCGACAGGAAACCATAACGGTTACCCTGACCGTCCTGCCCTATAAGCCTCCGGCGAAACCTAAAACCATTTTAATTCTTTGA
- a CDS encoding exosortase C-terminal domain/associated protein EpsI produces the protein MKLQLNFLGWMSAACLLLAVTGLGYRQAAIRLNALAQDPLLPSAPLSTFPYRIEKWEGEDEPLSETVLEVAGNDDYVHRVYRIPGTESFVNFYIAYTSQPRLMLGHRPDRCYVGAGWNLEQIEERQIQTAEGEVIPVLLHTFRKPLPDLTRLIVLNYYLINGQATNDHRVFSGLRWRFPSFSREQIRYVAQIQVVSTSTTSALSFAALAAPLIETYMPSAQTSSKN, from the coding sequence ATGAAGCTGCAACTGAATTTTTTGGGCTGGATGTCGGCGGCGTGTCTGCTATTGGCGGTTACTGGGCTGGGCTACCGACAGGCGGCAATTCGTTTGAATGCGTTGGCACAAGATCCGCTTCTGCCGTCAGCTCCTCTTTCGACATTTCCCTATCGAATTGAGAAGTGGGAAGGGGAGGACGAGCCGCTCAGCGAGACAGTGTTGGAGGTTGCCGGAAATGACGATTATGTCCATCGGGTATATCGAATTCCAGGCACGGAATCTTTTGTAAACTTTTATATTGCTTATACAAGCCAGCCTCGTTTGATGCTCGGGCATCGGCCGGACCGCTGTTATGTCGGAGCCGGCTGGAATCTCGAACAGATAGAAGAAAGGCAGATTCAGACCGCGGAGGGAGAAGTCATTCCGGTTTTGCTCCACACGTTTCGCAAGCCGCTGCCGGATTTGACGCGGTTAATTGTCCTGAATTATTATTTAATCAATGGGCAGGCCACAAATGATCATCGCGTTTTTTCGGGGCTTCGCTGGCGTTTCCCGTCTTTTTCCCGGGAGCAAATCCGATATGTTGCCCAGATTCAGGTTGTCTCTACCTCCACAACATCCGCTTTGTCGTTTGCGGCTCTTGCGGCACCACTCATTGAGACCTATATGCCGTCGGCCCAGACTTCCTCAAAGAATTAA
- a CDS encoding acyl carrier protein, translating to MATTNNYQIRQFITNTFLFGDDSKLQNDTSLTANGIIDSTGILELISFLEQTYQIKVHDEELIPENLDTLNNISQFLERKLSCAE from the coding sequence ATGGCCACAACAAACAATTATCAAATACGACAATTTATCACCAATACTTTTCTTTTTGGAGACGACTCAAAACTCCAGAATGATACTTCTTTGACGGCCAATGGAATTATTGATTCCACCGGTATTCTGGAACTCATCAGCTTTCTGGAACAAACCTATCAGATCAAAGTCCACGACGAAGAACTCATCCCGGAAAATCTCGATACCCTGAACAATATTTCGCAGTTTTTAGAACGAAAGCTCTCATGTGCGGAATAA